From a single Labrus bergylta chromosome 14, fLabBer1.1, whole genome shotgun sequence genomic region:
- the cnga2b gene encoding cyclic nucleotide gated channel subunit alpha 2b has translation MTGHPAEREQSPHNLSVKTTLEEEIERAESILSRVPSVCDDTSSELQRVSALDPHGRTSRNSFQRNGAISGLFRLVVRLREWAHRSLLEEEERPDSFLERFRGPELRIAPSRASNTQPDANGNTKGIFRKKWDLFVVSPADNAYYRWLFVIATAVLYNWFLVVARACFDKLQVGNYICWLVLDYMSDFVYIMDTCIRLRTGFLEQGLLVKDHVKLRDSYIRTLQFKLDVLSILPTDLAYISTGIHTPQLRFNRLLRFPRMFEFFDRTETRTNYPNIFRIGNLVLYILVIIHWNACIYYAISKSLGFGSDTWVFPNISKPEYSSLTRSYVYCLYWSTLTLTTIGEMPAPVRDEEYLFVVFDFLVGVLIFATIVGNVGSMIANMNATRAEFQARIDAIKHYMHFRKVSKELETRVIKWFDYLWTNKKAVDEQEVLKNLPNKLRAEIAINVHLETLKKVRIFQDCEAGLLVELVLKLRPQVFSPGDYICRRGDIGKEMYIIKEGKLAVVADDGVTQYALLTAGSCFGEISILNIKGSKMGNRRTANIRSLGYSDLFCLSKDDLMEAVTEYPGAKTVLEERGREILMKEGLLDENAESGGLQKEDTEEKVERLESSLDTLQTRFARLLSEYTQTQLRLKQRITLLERQLNQTDCGADASDDNDADAEIVSETNCGPVGRTDGSPHRNSVQKEERQSPTSKH, from the exons ATGACCGGCCATCCAGCGGAGAGAGAGCAGTCTCCTCACAATCTGTCAGTGAAGACcactctggaggaggagatcgAAAGAGCTGAGAGTATTCTTAGCAG GGTGCCATCTGTGTGTGATGACACATCCTCAGAGCTACAAAGAGTTTCTGCCCTCGACCCTCATGGAAGAACCTCAAGAAACTCTTTTCAAAGAAACGGAGCAATCTCAGG actgtTTAGACTGGTGGTGAGACTGAGGGAATGGGCACACAGAAGCCTGTTGGAGGAGGAAGAGCGGCCGGACTCTTTCCTTGAGCGTTTCCGGGGTCCTGAGTTGAGAATAGCCCCGAGCCGCGCCAGCAATACACAGCCTGACGCAAATGGTAACACCAAAGGGATCTTCAG GAAAAAGTGGGATCTTTTTGTGGTGTCCCCAGCTGATAATGCATACTACCGCTGGTTATTTGTTATCGCCACAGCCGTGCTCTACAACTGGTTCCTTGTTGTAGCCAG GGCATGCTTTGACAAGCTGCAAGTGGGCAATTACATCTGCTGGTTGGTGTTGGATTacatgtctgactttgtgtACATAATGGACACTTGCATCCGACTTCGCACAG GTTTTCTGGAACAAGGTCTGCTGGTGAAGGACCATGTCAAGCTTAGAGACAGCTACATCCGAACGTTACAGTTCAAGCTCGATGTACTGTCCATCCTGCCCACTGACCTTGCATATATCTCTACCGGCATCCACACACCACAGCTTAGGTTTAATCGTTTGCTGCGCTTCCCACGcatgtttgaattttttgacCGCACAGAAACACGCACCAACTACCCCAACATCTTTCGGATTGGCAACCTGGTGCTTTACATCCTGGTCATCATTCACTGGAACGCCTGCATCTATTATGCAATATCTAAGTCTTTGGGGTTTGGCTCAGACACTTGGGTGTTCCCAAACATCTCCAAACCTGAGTATTCCTCCCTGACTCGGAGTTATGTCTACTGCCTGTACTGGTCCACTCTTACTCTTACCACTATCGGAGAGATGCCGGCACCAGTGCGAGATGAGGAGTACCTCTTTGTGGTTTTTGACTTTCTTGTTGGAGTGCTGATCTTTGCCACAATTGTGGGAAACGTTGGCTCCATGATCGCCAACATGAATGCCACACGTGCGGAGTTTCAAGCTCGGATAGATGCCATCAAACACTACATGCATTTTCGCAAAGTAAGCAAAGAACTGGAGACGCGTGTCATTAAATGGTTCGACTACCTCTGGACCAACAAAAAAGCAGTGGACGAGCAGGAGGTGCTGAAGAACTTGCCAAACAAATTGCGGGCTGAGATTGCTATTAATGTACATCTGGAGACCCTGAAGAAAGTACGGATTTTTCAAGACTGTGAGGCAGGACTGCTGGTAGAGCTTGTGCTCAAACTCAGACCACAGGTCTTCAGTCCAGGGGATTACATCTGCAGAAGAGGGGACATCGGGAAAGAGATGTATATCATTAAAGAGGGGAAGCTGGCTGTTGTGGCCGACGACGGGGTCACACAGTACGCTCTCCTCACAGCTGGCAGCTGCTTTGGGGAAATCAGCATCCTAAACATAAAGGGAAGTAAGATGGGCAATCGGCGGACAGCCAACATTCGCAGCTTGGGTTACTCTGATCTCTTCTGCCTCTCTAAGGACGACTTGATGGAGGCAGTGACTGAGTATCCAGGTGCTAAGACTGTTCTAGAGGAGAGGGGCCGGGAGATCCTGATGAAGGAGGGTCTGCTGGATGAGAACGCAGAGAGCGGTGGGCTGCAGaaagaggacacagaggagaaggtGGAGAGGCTGGAGTCCTCTCTGGACACGCTTCAGACTCGCTTTGCCCGTCTGCTCAGCGAGTACACACAGACTCAGCTGCGGCTGAAGCAGCGCATCACTCTGCTAGAGCGGCAGCTGAACCAGACGGACTGCGGCGCAGATGCGAGTGATGACAATGATGCAGATGCAGAGATTGTCAGTGAAACTAACTGTGGACCTGTTGGCCGAACAGATGGGTCTCCGCATCGGAATAGTGTGcaaaaagaggagagacagagccCGACATCAAAACATTAA
- the pls3 gene encoding plastin-3 encodes MSGNISKEDIEEMRESFGKFDLDGNGFICDYELHEVLKESGHPLPRYMVREIVQKLDRDKDNRISFEEFLSIVKELKGSEIAKTFRKAINKKEGILAIGGTSELSSEGTQHSFSEEERYAFVNWINTALENDPDCQHVLPMDPNTDSLFKSVKDGIVLCKMINLSVPDTIDERTINKKKRTLFTEQENLNLALNSASAIGCHVVNIGALDLSEGKPHLVLGLLWQIIKIGLFADIELSRNEALAALLRDGETLEDLMKLSPEELLLRWANYHLENAGQPKINNFSSDIKDSRAYFHLLNQISPKGTDEDKPRIDISMAGLSEKDDVKRAEAMLQQADRLGCRQFVTPNDVVSGNPKLNLAFVANLFNKYPALTKPENEDIDWGLLEGETREERTFRNWMNSLGVNPHVNHLYGDLQDAMVILQLYEKIKVCVDWNNKVNMPPYPKLGTYMKKLENCNYAVELGHEAKFSLVGIAGGDLIDGNPTLTLALVWQLMRRYTLNVLEDLGEGQKVNDDIIVKWVNKTLAEAGKTTKISSFKDKEISSSMAVLELIDAIQPNCVDYDLIKTGSLSEEDKLENAKYAVSMARKIGARVYALPEDLVEVRCKMVMTVFACLMGRGMKRC; translated from the exons ATGTCTGGAAACATATCAAAAGAGGATATAGAGGAGATGAGGGAGTCCTTTGGGAAATTTG atCTGGACGGCAATGGATTTATTTGTGATTATGAACTCCACGAAGTCCTCAAAGAGTCCGGCCATCCCCTCCCAAGATACATGGTTCGAGAGATCGTTCAGAAACTGGATCGCGACAAGGATAACAGGATCAGCTTTGAAGAGTTTTTGTCG attgTCAAGGAGTTAAAGGGTAGTGAAATAGCAAAAACTTTCCGGAAGGCCATCAACAAAAAGGAAGGCATCCTGGCAATTGGAGGGACTTCTGAGCTATCCAGCGAAGGGACACAACACTCATTCTCTG AGGAGGAGCGATATGCCTTTGTGAACTGGATCAACACAGCTCTGGAAAATGACCCTGACTGCCAACACGTCCTGCCCATGGATCCCAACACAGACTCTCTTTTCAAGTCTGTCAAAGATGGTATAGTCCTATG CAAAATGATCAACCTGTCAGTTCCAGACACTATTGATGAGAGGACCATCaataagaagaaaagaacaCTGTTTACAGAGCAG GAGAATCTCAACCTGGCCCTCAACTCAGCGTCTGCTATCGGCTGCCATGTGGTGAACATCGGTGCTTTAGACCTGAGTGAGGGGAAGCCCCATCTGGTACTGGGCCTGCTGTGGCAGATCATCAAAATTGGCCTGTTTGCTGACATTGAGCTCAGCCGAAATGAAG CACTGGCAGCCCTGTTAAGAGACGGGGAAACCCTGGAGGACCTGATGAAGTTGTCTCCAGAAGAACTGCTGTTGCGCTGGGCAAACTATCACCTGGAAAATGCTGGCCAGCCTAAGATAAACAACTTCAGCTCTGACATCAAG GACTCCAGGGCCTATTTCCACCTACTGAACCAAATCTCTCCAAAAGGCACAGATGAAGACAAGCCACGCATAGACATCAGCATGGCAGGCCTCAGT GAGAAAGACGACGTGAAGAGGGCAGAGGCCATGCTGCAGCAGGCTGACAGGCTTGGCTGTCGACAGTTTGTCACTCCAAATGACGTCGTCAGCGGAAACCCCAAACTCAACCTTGCCTTTGTGGCCAATCTTTTCAACAAATATCCAGCACTGACCAAACCTGAGAACGAGGACATTGATTGGGGACTGTTGGAAG GTGAGACACGTGAAGAAAGGACATTCAGAAACTGGATGAACTCACTGGGAGTGAACCCACATGTCAATCATCTGTATGG AGATCTACAGGATGCCATGGTCATCCTTCAACTCTATGAGAAGATTAAAGTCTGCGTCGACTGGAACAACAAAGTCAACATGCCTCCTTACCCCAAACTGGGAACCTACATGAAAAAG TTGGAGAATTGTAACTATGCAGTGGAACTGGGCCATGAAGCTAAGTTCTCCCTTGTTGGCATCGCTGGGGGCGACCTGATTGATGGCAACCCTACCCTGACCCTGGCTCTGGTGTGGCAGCTGATGAGAAG ATATACGTTGAATGTGCTGGAAGACCTGGGTGAGGGACAGAAAGTAAACGATGACATCATTGTAAAATGGGTGAACAAAACATTGGCGGaagctggaaaaacaacaaagatttcAAGCTTTAAG GACAAAGAGATCAGCAGCAGCATGGCAGTACTGGAACTGATAGACGCCATCCAGCCAAACTGCGTCGACTATGATCTGATAAAAACCGGCAGTCTCAGTGAGGAAGACAAGCTAGAAAATGCCAA ATATGCCGTCTCTATGGCGAGGAAAATCGGAGCCCGTGTCTATGCCCTCCCAGAAGATCTTGTTGAGGTCAGATGCAAAATGGTGATGACGGTGTTTGCCTGCTTGATGGGTCGGGGAATGAAGCGGTGTTAA